In the genome of Candoia aspera isolate rCanAsp1 chromosome 1, rCanAsp1.hap2, whole genome shotgun sequence, one region contains:
- the C1H11orf96 gene encoding uncharacterized protein C11orf96 homolog has translation MAAAAAAKPAELMGICSSYQAVMPHFLCITEEFPQPIRPAKLAKGKLRRPRQSRFKTQPVTFDEIQEVEEEGVSPMEEEKAKKSFLQSLECLRRSTQNLSLQKEKKLSSCSRLRNSLDSSDSDSAL, from the coding sequence atggcagccgccgccgccgccaaacCCGCCGAGCTGATGGGCATCTGCTCGAGCTACCAGGCGGTTATGCCGCACTTTTTGTGCATTACCGAGGAATTCCCTCAGCCGATCCGGCCCGCCAAGCTGGCCAAAGGCAAGCTGCGCAGACCCCGCCAGTCCCGCTTCAAGACGCAGCCGGTGACCTTCGACGAGATCCaagaggtggaggaggaaggggtCTCCCCCATGGAGGAGGAGAAAGCCAAAAAGTCTTTCCTGCAGTCCCTTGAGTGCCTCCGCCGCAGCACCCAGAACCTCAGcttgcagaaggagaagaagCTGAGCAGCTGCAGCCGCCTGAGGAACAGCCTGGACTCCAGCGACTCCGACTCTGCCCTCTGA